The genomic window CCGCCCGACAGGCCGACGACGACGTCGCCGAAGCCGTTCTTCTCGACGTAGTCGCGCGTCGCGAGGCGCAGCGCTGCGTACACCGCCTCGACCCGGCCGGAAGGTGCCGCCCGAGGCGCCGGGACGGACGCGCGCTCGCCCGGCGCGGCCTCGCTCACGACGACGAGCGGCAGCTCGAGCTCGGGGCGCTCGACGAGGGAGATCGCTGGACGCGGGCGCCGGAAGGCGGGAACCTCGAGCTCGGCGAAGAAGACGCCCTCGGCGAACTGCGGCACGCTCGCGACGAGCGCGCCGTCCTCGTCGAAGACCATCGATCCGCCGTCGAACACGAGCTCGTCCTGGCCCCCGACGAGGTTGACGTAGACGAGGACGCACCCCGAGTCCCGGGCACGAGTCGCCAGCATCGGCTCGCGCTCGGCGAGGGCGCCGGCCCGGTAGGGGGAGGCGTTCACGCTCACGACAACCTCCGCGCCGGCCGCGGCCAGGCGCGCGACGGGTCCCTCGGGGTGCCAGGCGTCCTCGCAGATCGTCACGCCGACGCGCACGCCCGCGACCGAGAACAGCGGGCTGTCGCCCCCTGCCGGAAGGAACCAGCGCCGCTCGTCGAACACGCCGTAGTTCGGCAGGAGCTTCTTGTAGCACACCCCGTGAACCTTGCCGTTCGCGCACACGGCTGCGGCGTTGTGCAGGCCGCGCCCGACGTGGACGTAGCCGACCACGGCCGCGCAGCGGCGGGTGCTCGCCGCCACCTCCTCGAGGGCGCGCACCTGCGCCGCGAGGAACGCCGGCTCGAGCAGCAGGTCCTCGGGCGGGTAGCCGGTGACGGCGAGCTCGGGGAACACGGCGAGGTCGGCCCCGGCCCGCTCTGCCTCCTCGAGCGCCGCGACGATCCGCCGGACGTTGCCCTCGAGGTCGCCGACGGCGGTGTCGATCTGGCAGAGGGCGCTGAGCAGCCGTGCCACCGCCTCATGGTAGCGACGGGTCGGGCCGCGGCGCCCCGGCCGGTCTGCGAGACTGGCGGGGAGACGACGGCCCCCCTGGCACCGCCCGGAGGCACGATGCAGAGCCAGCGCGACTACGTCCTGCGCACGGTCGAAGAGCGCGGCGTGCGCTTCATCCAGCTGTGGTTCACCGACGTGCTCGGGATCCCGAAGACCTTCTCGATCACCCCTGCCGAGCTGGAGGACGCCCTCGACGAGGGGATGACCTTCGACGGCTCCGCGATCGACGGCTTCAGCCGGGTCCAGGAAAGCGACGTGATCGCCCACCCGGACCCGACGACCTTCCAGATCCTGCCGTTTCGCGCCGGCCAGGACTCGACGATCGCCCGGGTGTTCTGCGACATCTCGGACCTCGACGGTCGGCCGTTCAACGGCTGCCCCCGGGGGGTCCTGCGGCGCCAGCTCGAGCT from Acidimicrobiales bacterium includes these protein-coding regions:
- a CDS encoding NAD+ synthase; amino-acid sequence: MARLLSALCQIDTAVGDLEGNVRRIVAALEEAERAGADLAVFPELAVTGYPPEDLLLEPAFLAAQVRALEEVAASTRRCAAVVGYVHVGRGLHNAAAVCANGKVHGVCYKKLLPNYGVFDERRWFLPAGGDSPLFSVAGVRVGVTICEDAWHPEGPVARLAAAGAEVVVSVNASPYRAGALAEREPMLATRARDSGCVLVYVNLVGGQDELVFDGGSMVFDEDGALVASVPQFAEGVFFAELEVPAFRRPRPAISLVERPELELPLVVVSEAAPGERASVPAPRAAPSGRVEAVYAALRLATRDYVEKNGFGDVVVGLSGGIDSALVATIAADALGPRRVHAVSMPSRFSSPGSLTDAAELASNLGIDLRTIPIEAAHEAMLGLLAPSFAGLPPDIAEENLQARIRGTLLMALSNKFGWLVLTTGNKSETAVGYSTLYGDTAGGFAVIRDVPKTLVYELATYRNELAGTFLIPKAILEKAPTAELRPGQRDVDSLPPYEVLDPILEGYVERGLGVGELVEAGFEEAVVRRVLDLVDRAEYKRRQAPPGPRVTSRGFGKDRRMPITNRFRAAAPPRFARTGP
- a CDS encoding glutamine synthetase beta-grasp domain-containing protein — its product is MQSQRDYVLRTVEERGVRFIQLWFTDVLGIPKTFSITPAELEDALDEGMTFDGSAIDGFSRVQESDVIAHPDPTTFQILPFRAGQDSTIARVFCDISDLDGRPFNGCPRGVLRRQLELAHARGFSCFAAPELEYFYFAGPSADGPPRPLDSGTYFELTVADLATDLRKKTVLTLEEMGIPVEYAQHEDA